In a genomic window of Aggregatimonas sangjinii:
- a CDS encoding AMP-binding protein — MKFNKVHSDFRFNGISYTKEVLKEAAYSFIKEGEPYEKDIGQFLLDWLDDSQTVEVRTSGSTGTPKRIRLQKYHMRNSALATGEFFGLRPGSSALLCLSADYIAGKMMLVRALVLGLHLDSMAPVSNPLHLNRKKYDFGAFVPMQLQNATEQIGNIRTLLVGGAALPAPLKQKSRNSATRIFETYGMTETITHVAVKEIGSGFNTENETESFKALPDVVFSVDKRNCLIIEAPRVSEQPVITNDVVHLISETEFEWLGRYDNVVNSGGVKLFPEQIEQKLENIIEKRFFVVGIPDDQLGQKLILVIEGETDLDILKQKIATLSSFGKFETPREIIALPQFLETETGKVQRQLTIDGLL, encoded by the coding sequence TTGAAGTTTAATAAAGTACATTCGGATTTTCGGTTCAACGGAATTTCTTATACGAAAGAGGTTCTCAAAGAAGCGGCATATAGCTTTATCAAAGAAGGGGAGCCTTACGAAAAGGATATTGGGCAATTCTTACTCGATTGGCTCGATGATTCCCAGACTGTCGAAGTACGAACCTCGGGCTCTACCGGTACGCCGAAGCGTATTCGATTGCAGAAATATCACATGCGGAACTCTGCTTTGGCCACAGGTGAATTCTTTGGTCTTCGCCCCGGAAGTTCTGCCTTATTGTGCCTTTCGGCCGACTATATTGCCGGGAAGATGATGTTGGTAAGGGCGTTGGTTCTTGGGTTGCATTTAGATAGTATGGCACCCGTTTCAAATCCGTTGCATTTGAATAGAAAAAAATATGATTTCGGGGCGTTTGTGCCGATGCAACTGCAAAATGCTACAGAACAAATAGGAAACATACGCACTTTGCTGGTGGGTGGTGCAGCGCTACCGGCCCCTCTGAAACAAAAATCACGAAACTCCGCTACCCGTATTTTCGAAACCTATGGTATGACCGAGACCATAACGCATGTGGCCGTAAAAGAGATAGGTTCAGGATTCAATACCGAAAACGAAACGGAATCGTTCAAAGCGCTACCCGATGTCGTTTTCAGTGTAGATAAGCGAAATTGTTTGATTATAGAAGCACCAAGGGTATCGGAACAACCGGTCATCACAAACGATGTGGTACATTTGATTTCGGAAACGGAATTCGAGTGGCTGGGTAGGTATGACAATGTTGTAAATTCAGGTGGAGTCAAACTATTTCCCGAGCAAATCGAGCAAAAGCTGGAAAATATTATCGAAAAACGCTTTTTCGTAGTCGGGATACCGGACGATCAACTGGGACAGAAACTGATTTTGGTAATTGAAGGGGAGACCGATCTTGATATTTTAAAGCAAAAAATAGCGACGCTTTCTTCTTTCGGAAAATTTGAGACGCCCAGAGAAATTATAGCACTTCCACAATTTTTGGAGACAGAAACAGGAAAGGTTCAACGACAATTAACAATTGATGGGTTGTTATAG
- a CDS encoding CPBP family intramembrane glutamic endopeptidase, giving the protein MYIEQGYKGNIGLWKYWIIPLGFMGFMALNYVATIMSPVSVEDSMAQMIDMLGRNLVLIIVLLPLAIGLFVVLGWSKLVHSQTITSLTTSRKKIDWKRVFFAFTIWGACTVLLTGIDIFMSPDDYVLNFKLVPFLILALIGIILIPLQTSFEEYLFRGHMIQGIGIMAKNRWAPLVITSVLFGIMHIANPEVEKLGYGIMVYYIGTGFFLGILTLMDEGLELALGFHAANNLIGALLVTADWTAFQTDSIYRDVSQPELGWDVLVPVLVIYPILLFIFSKKYGWSNWKERLTGKVLTEGEFLSSQVKDNDRLLEV; this is encoded by the coding sequence ATGTATATAGAACAAGGGTACAAAGGGAATATCGGGTTGTGGAAATACTGGATCATTCCTTTGGGATTCATGGGTTTTATGGCCCTGAATTATGTGGCCACAATTATGTCACCGGTTAGTGTGGAAGATAGTATGGCACAAATGATCGACATGTTGGGGCGTAACCTGGTTCTAATTATCGTATTGTTGCCCTTGGCGATAGGGCTTTTCGTAGTACTTGGTTGGTCAAAACTGGTGCATTCACAGACCATTACCTCATTAACGACCTCTAGAAAGAAAATAGATTGGAAACGTGTTTTTTTCGCCTTTACCATCTGGGGAGCGTGCACGGTGCTTTTAACGGGTATCGATATTTTCATGTCCCCGGATGATTATGTACTGAACTTCAAGTTGGTGCCTTTTCTGATTTTGGCGCTGATCGGTATTATTTTAATACCCTTACAGACCAGTTTTGAGGAGTACCTTTTTCGCGGCCATATGATTCAGGGAATCGGGATAATGGCCAAAAACAGATGGGCACCCCTGGTCATAACATCGGTATTATTCGGAATAATGCACATTGCGAACCCTGAAGTAGAGAAACTGGGGTACGGAATAATGGTCTACTATATCGGAACGGGATTTTTTCTTGGAATATTAACGCTTATGGATGAAGGCCTTGAGCTGGCATTAGGCTTTCATGCCGCGAACAACTTGATCGGTGCCTTACTGGTTACTGCCGACTGGACGGCTTTCCAGACCGACTCTATTTATCGCGATGTATCCCAACCCGAATTAGGCTGGGATGTTTTGGTTCCGGTACTGGTCATTTATCCGATTTTATTATTTATTTTCTCAAAAAAATACGGCTGGTCTAATTGGAAGGAGCGGTTGACCGGAAAAGTATTGACGGAGGGCGAATTTCTTTCCTCACAAGTAAAGGATAACGATAGACTGCTTGAAGTTTAA
- the menC gene encoding o-succinylbenzoate synthase — MKAIYKKRILDFKRPSGTSRGVLTTKETYYIILTEKARQGIGECGLLKGLSIDDLTDYEDKLQWVCEHIHLGEAKLWDALISYPSIQFGIEQAFLSLRAKNPFILFPTDFTENNAVIPINGLIWMGEEDFMHQQIQQKLAQGFNCIKMKIGAIDFEREYLLLQSIRRKYSPKEIELRVDANGAFSPEEAMTKLKLLAELRLHSIEQPIRQGQLSHMKRLCAAAPLPIALDEELIGVFDATEKEKLLQTIQPQYIILKPSLVGGFKGSLEWIELAERLNIGWWVTSALESNIGLNAIAQWTFKRNSNRHQGLGTGSLFTNNFESPLTVENGTLRYDKERNWQKHLIKDLCI, encoded by the coding sequence ATGAAAGCGATATACAAAAAACGTATTCTTGATTTTAAAAGGCCCAGCGGAACTTCCCGTGGAGTGCTCACTACGAAGGAAACCTATTATATCATATTGACCGAAAAGGCGCGGCAAGGTATCGGCGAATGTGGTTTGCTGAAAGGGTTGAGTATTGACGACCTTACTGATTATGAGGACAAACTGCAATGGGTTTGTGAACATATTCACTTGGGGGAAGCCAAACTTTGGGACGCCCTGATCTCGTATCCTAGCATTCAATTCGGAATAGAACAGGCTTTTCTTTCGCTACGGGCCAAGAATCCATTTATTCTTTTTCCTACAGATTTCACTGAGAACAATGCCGTCATACCGATTAATGGCTTGATCTGGATGGGAGAAGAAGATTTTATGCACCAACAGATTCAGCAAAAATTAGCGCAAGGTTTTAATTGTATCAAAATGAAAATCGGCGCCATTGATTTCGAAAGGGAGTATCTCTTGCTACAATCCATTCGAAGAAAATACAGCCCAAAAGAAATCGAACTTCGCGTAGATGCGAACGGGGCATTTTCCCCTGAAGAGGCCATGACCAAATTGAAATTGTTGGCAGAATTGCGACTACATTCCATTGAGCAACCCATTCGTCAAGGACAATTGTCACATATGAAACGTTTGTGCGCCGCGGCACCTTTACCAATCGCTCTGGATGAAGAACTTATCGGTGTTTTTGATGCAACGGAAAAGGAAAAACTGCTACAAACCATACAACCGCAATACATTATCTTAAAACCCAGTTTGGTCGGTGGGTTCAAGGGTAGTTTAGAATGGATAGAACTTGCTGAAAGGCTCAATATCGGTTGGTGGGTAACCAGTGCATTGGAAAGCAATATCGGTTTGAATGCAATCGCACAATGGACGTTTAAACGCAATAGCAACCGCCATCAAGGTTTGGGAACCGGAAGCCTGTTCACCAATAATTTTGAAAGTCCGCTTACGGTAGAAAATGGTACATTGCGATACGACAAGGAAAGAAACTGGCAAAAACATCTAATAAAGGATTTATGTATATAG
- a CDS encoding SDR family oxidoreductase, with product MRVDNKTVWITGASSGIGEGLAYLLNKRNCKLILSSRKASELEKVKKACANPDAIFILPLDLLEFDSMTEKTQQAIAAFGPIDILINNAGISQRSLLINTDFEVYKRLINVNYLGTVALTKAVLPHFISKKSGYFVTITSLMGKFGSPYRSGYCGAKHALHGFFDVLRMEHEKDGIGVTLICPGFVQTNVAKNALTADGSQQQKDDDATQQGLSVADLGERMILAVERGKFEAYIGKKEVMGIYLKRFFPKLLHKVVMRSTVR from the coding sequence ATGCGCGTCGATAACAAAACAGTTTGGATAACAGGAGCATCCTCGGGAATTGGCGAAGGATTAGCCTATCTATTGAACAAGCGCAACTGTAAGCTCATTCTCTCCTCCCGCAAGGCGTCAGAATTGGAAAAGGTGAAGAAAGCCTGTGCAAATCCGGATGCTATTTTCATCTTACCCCTAGACCTCTTGGAATTTGATAGCATGACCGAAAAAACGCAACAAGCTATCGCTGCTTTTGGACCCATCGATATCTTAATCAACAATGCCGGAATCAGTCAACGATCTTTGTTGATCAACACCGATTTTGAAGTTTACAAGCGTTTGATTAACGTTAATTATCTCGGAACGGTTGCCCTGACCAAAGCCGTACTTCCTCATTTTATATCGAAAAAAAGTGGTTATTTCGTGACTATTACAAGCCTTATGGGAAAATTTGGCTCACCCTATCGCTCAGGCTATTGCGGTGCGAAACATGCCCTGCACGGTTTTTTCGATGTGCTACGCATGGAGCATGAGAAAGATGGAATAGGCGTAACGCTGATTTGTCCCGGTTTTGTTCAGACCAACGTTGCTAAAAATGCCTTGACCGCAGACGGAAGTCAACAGCAAAAAGACGACGATGCGACGCAACAAGGTTTATCAGTGGCCGATTTGGGTGAGCGAATGATTCTAGCGGTTGAACGCGGTAAATTCGAGGCCTATATCGGCAAAAAGGAAGTAATGGGAATATACTTGAAGCGATTTTTCCCGAAACTCCTACACAAAGTCGTAATGCGAAGTACGGTGAGGTAA
- a CDS encoding histidine kinase dimerization/phosphoacceptor domain -containing protein yields the protein MNKIAHKHYLVFFLFVLTAGSVMGQVTLPADSRVFQNFKEESDSRKRLQLFFGTLDRYQKISNFDWLDQVNIYLHEAQQEKDSAAMADYSLIQVKIYHDIGDYDRSLAIAKDLYKKKDDLDTKTKTILFDLMDDSYAQLDFYAEQIDIRKEKRALGLTDKVSFYDIYGKLGFYDKAMDNYILEEKEKIDELDYVGQAIFNNNIGNYLRLENSVPTALTRYTRALGYLKVYLANITEIKTESDTLYANFLKAIIEGNIGKCLRMMEDWEEAITHLEKSVEGIEEFGTGAYSPDLMENKLELAECYLRLGNYEKATDYLGGSRDPLQIENVVKKNNLLSLYYDKINEPNSALQYLRRNMRIKDSINELKSRLRPQQLKVVVGEDLNNSRAMMEEQRQALEQSKSDILALDETNEIILISLVFVLLLFSGLVYAYLRSIKNQRLIAAQKHIIESSLVEKDSLLKEIHHRVKNNLQMVSSLLSLQTKNTRSKAAIVALEEGKSRVKAMALIHQKLYQNEDLSVIEMQSYIESLINSVQSVYKKGGHNINITIDAEGVELDIDRAIPFGLILNELVSNSFKYAFPTNDENGKIYIHIRKVVDQEGFFEYTDNGIGLPDDSDERANSSMGIRLMNRLANQLQTKLNVDKSTDGVRFWFNFK from the coding sequence ATGAATAAAATAGCACATAAGCATTATCTAGTCTTTTTTCTGTTCGTATTGACCGCTGGTTCGGTAATGGGACAAGTTACGCTACCTGCGGACAGCAGGGTTTTTCAAAATTTTAAGGAGGAAAGCGATTCGAGAAAACGTTTACAACTATTTTTCGGAACTCTTGATAGATATCAAAAAATCTCAAATTTCGATTGGCTGGATCAGGTCAACATTTATTTACACGAAGCGCAGCAGGAAAAAGACTCTGCCGCCATGGCGGACTATTCGCTCATACAGGTAAAAATTTATCATGACATCGGTGACTACGATCGCAGTCTGGCCATTGCCAAAGATCTCTACAAAAAAAAGGATGACCTTGATACCAAGACCAAGACCATTCTTTTTGATTTGATGGATGATAGCTACGCCCAGCTAGATTTTTATGCGGAACAAATCGACATCCGAAAAGAGAAACGCGCATTGGGACTTACCGATAAGGTTTCTTTTTATGACATCTATGGCAAACTTGGATTCTATGACAAGGCCATGGACAATTACATACTCGAGGAAAAAGAAAAGATAGATGAGCTGGACTACGTTGGCCAGGCAATTTTCAATAATAATATCGGGAACTATCTGAGGCTGGAGAATTCCGTTCCCACTGCTTTGACCAGATATACCAGGGCCCTAGGATATTTGAAGGTTTATCTGGCCAATATTACCGAAATCAAGACAGAGAGCGATACCTTGTATGCCAACTTTTTAAAGGCTATAATTGAAGGAAATATCGGGAAATGCCTTCGGATGATGGAGGATTGGGAAGAGGCCATTACGCATTTGGAAAAGAGTGTTGAAGGCATAGAAGAATTCGGAACCGGAGCCTATTCCCCCGATTTGATGGAGAATAAACTTGAACTTGCCGAATGCTATTTACGGCTAGGAAATTATGAAAAGGCAACGGATTATCTTGGCGGGAGCAGAGATCCTTTACAGATAGAGAATGTTGTTAAAAAGAACAACCTACTATCATTGTACTACGATAAGATTAACGAACCTAATAGTGCGCTGCAGTATTTGCGAAGGAATATGCGCATTAAAGATTCCATCAATGAATTAAAATCCCGTTTACGACCACAACAATTGAAAGTGGTCGTTGGTGAAGATTTGAACAACTCCCGAGCTATGATGGAGGAGCAGCGTCAGGCCTTGGAACAATCAAAGAGCGATATTCTCGCTTTGGACGAAACCAATGAAATCATATTGATTTCTTTGGTATTTGTGTTGCTACTCTTTTCCGGTTTGGTATATGCATATCTCAGGAGTATCAAGAACCAACGATTGATCGCGGCTCAAAAACATATCATCGAAAGTTCACTGGTCGAAAAGGATTCGCTTCTCAAAGAAATTCATCATCGGGTCAAGAACAACCTTCAGATGGTTTCCAGTTTGTTGAGCTTACAAACCAAGAACACGCGCAGTAAAGCTGCTATCGTTGCATTGGAAGAAGGTAAAAGTAGGGTAAAGGCCATGGCATTGATACATCAAAAGCTATATCAGAACGAGGATCTTTCGGTTATCGAGATGCAGAGCTATATCGAAAGCTTGATCAATAGTGTGCAGTCGGTCTACAAAAAAGGCGGCCACAATATTAATATCACAATCGATGCCGAAGGGGTAGAGCTCGATATTGATAGGGCGATTCCGTTTGGTCTTATTTTGAACGAACTGGTTTCGAATTCGTTCAAGTATGCATTTCCCACAAATGACGAGAATGGGAAAATATATATTCATATTAGAAAGGTAGTAGACCAGGAAGGCTTTTTTGAGTATACCGATAATGGTATCGGACTACCTGATGATTCTGATGAGCGGGCCAATTCATCTATGGGCATACGCTTGATGAACCGCTTGGCGAATCAATTGCAAACCAAGCTCAATGTAGACAAAAGTACAGATGGGGTCCGTTTTTGGTTTAATTTCAAATAG
- a CDS encoding LytR/AlgR family response regulator transcription factor: MEQPIKILIVEDNVIIADDMQSMLEEIGYEIVDNVIVYEQAEEVLKTQQVDLVLIDIILASDKTGIDLGKHIRENYDIPFIFVTSNSDRATVENAKTVKPNGYLVKPFEQQDLYTSIEIALSNFIRSDKSGGGSSAMQEEDIAVSNSVLKDSIFVKKQHLYYRIQFGDIQFIKADNVYLEVNTVDKKFLVRSPLKDYLEKLPKHKFYRAHKSYIVNVDHIDAINSKDIMINNNLIPISKEFKEFIISAMNS, from the coding sequence TTGGAACAACCTATTAAAATCCTAATCGTAGAAGACAATGTTATCATTGCCGACGACATGCAATCGATGCTCGAAGAAATCGGCTACGAAATCGTTGACAATGTTATTGTTTACGAACAGGCCGAAGAAGTATTAAAAACGCAGCAAGTTGATTTAGTGTTGATCGACATAATTCTCGCTTCCGACAAAACGGGTATCGATCTTGGGAAGCATATCAGGGAAAATTATGATATTCCATTCATTTTCGTTACTTCAAATTCCGATCGGGCTACCGTAGAAAATGCGAAGACTGTTAAACCCAATGGATACTTGGTAAAACCTTTCGAACAGCAAGATTTATATACCTCAATAGAAATTGCCTTATCCAATTTTATCCGTTCCGATAAGAGCGGCGGGGGTAGTTCGGCAATGCAAGAAGAGGACATTGCGGTCAGTAATTCTGTCCTAAAGGATTCCATTTTTGTTAAAAAACAACACCTGTACTACCGTATTCAATTTGGTGACATTCAATTTATCAAAGCGGATAACGTTTACCTTGAAGTAAATACGGTCGATAAAAAATTCTTGGTACGTTCACCTTTGAAAGACTATCTTGAGAAACTGCCAAAACACAAGTTTTATCGAGCCCATAAATCGTATATAGTGAATGTAGATCATATTGATGCTATCAATTCAAAGGATATTATGATCAACAATAACCTAATACCGATTTCAAAAGAATTTAAGGAGTTTATAATATCTGCAATGAACTCGTAA
- the menA gene encoding 1,4-dihydroxy-2-naphthoate octaprenyltransferase produces the protein MRKLKAWLNAARLRTLPLSVSGVITGTALANFYKANDITILFLALLTTIAFQVTSNFANDYGDGVKGTDNEDRIGPKRAMQSGLLSSTELKNGIILSAFISLTLVIILIYRAFGTENLLLVLVFLSLGILSIWAAIKYTVGERAYGYRGLGDIFVFLFFGILAVLGTMFLYTKTVTAVAVMPAIAIGALSTGVLNLNNLRDFESDKKVGKNTLIVKMGLARGKIYHYGLLGVSFLCIIGFLVSYANRMVQFVPLLAFLPILFHLRKIYTIKEPESFDPELKKLALSTFLLAVLLFISCNNFL, from the coding sequence GTGCGAAAACTAAAAGCTTGGCTAAATGCTGCTAGGTTGCGTACACTTCCACTATCCGTATCCGGCGTGATTACGGGTACGGCGCTGGCGAATTTTTATAAAGCAAACGATATAACAATTCTTTTTCTGGCTTTGTTGACGACGATAGCATTTCAGGTAACCTCCAATTTCGCAAATGATTATGGCGATGGAGTAAAAGGAACGGATAATGAAGATCGTATCGGTCCGAAAAGGGCGATGCAAAGCGGTTTATTAAGCAGTACCGAACTCAAGAACGGAATCATACTTTCCGCATTCATTAGCTTGACTTTGGTAATTATCCTGATTTATAGGGCTTTTGGTACCGAAAATCTGCTGCTGGTCTTGGTCTTCCTTAGTTTAGGGATATTGAGTATTTGGGCAGCAATAAAATATACTGTTGGTGAGAGGGCTTATGGGTATAGGGGTCTTGGTGATATATTCGTTTTTTTGTTTTTTGGAATATTGGCTGTTTTAGGGACTATGTTTTTATATACGAAGACAGTTACGGCGGTAGCCGTGATGCCGGCAATCGCAATAGGTGCCCTGAGTACCGGAGTTTTAAACCTGAACAATTTGAGGGATTTTGAGTCCGACAAGAAGGTAGGAAAGAACACCTTGATTGTTAAAATGGGACTAGCCCGCGGTAAAATATACCATTACGGGCTATTGGGCGTTTCATTCTTGTGCATCATCGGTTTTTTGGTCTCCTATGCCAACCGTATGGTTCAATTCGTACCCCTACTTGCGTTTTTGCCCATATTGTTTCATCTAAGAAAAATATATACGATTAAAGAGCCCGAGTCTTTCGATCCCGAACTTAAGAAATTGGCCCTGAGCACTTTTCTTTTGGCCGTACTACTGTTTATCAGTTGCAACAATTTTTTGTAA
- a CDS encoding SPOR domain-containing protein, giving the protein MPFIEESDLLELHKDIDKAQIINERLLDQIKFKNKELKKNKVQRNVLAGITGLFLIGTLAITSFTAGLSQTNYGAQDQYVLSDLDSLEAIKSRMDNLKTQNEELSLVKEYYLAKEFLEKEKIYSVQVKSFVDNNITLASEALTNTMFVKTNPFFSYSLGNFGTLQEAQRFREQLVDIGFQDAFVASYKDGKRLQIEDPN; this is encoded by the coding sequence ATGCCATTTATTGAGGAAAGTGACTTGTTAGAACTCCATAAAGATATCGACAAAGCCCAGATAATCAATGAAAGGCTTTTGGATCAGATTAAATTCAAAAATAAGGAGTTAAAAAAAAATAAGGTTCAACGAAACGTACTCGCCGGTATTACGGGCCTCTTTTTAATAGGTACATTGGCCATTACTTCGTTTACGGCAGGTTTAAGCCAGACAAACTATGGTGCTCAAGATCAATATGTGCTTTCAGACCTTGATAGCCTGGAGGCCATTAAATCTCGAATGGACAATCTGAAAACACAGAACGAAGAACTTAGCTTAGTCAAGGAATACTATCTGGCAAAAGAATTCCTGGAGAAGGAGAAAATTTACTCCGTGCAGGTCAAATCGTTCGTCGACAATAATATTACCTTGGCTTCGGAAGCTTTGACCAATACCATGTTCGTAAAGACAAATCCTTTTTTCTCTTATTCATTGGGTAATTTCGGAACACTACAAGAGGCTCAGCGTTTTAGGGAGCAGCTAGTCGATATTGGCTTTCAAGATGCCTTTGTAGCATCTTACAAAGATGGCAAACGGCTACAAATAGAAGATCCTAATTAG
- a CDS encoding S1 RNA-binding domain-containing protein, which produces MIELGNYNTLKIVRDTSPGLFLESETGAEILLPNKYVPKVFEIGEELNVFCYLDFDERPVATSLTPFMKRNEFGFLKVVEVNQIGAFLDWGLEKHLFVPFREQREKMKEGQWYVVYCYLDDISFRLVASNKIDKFLSNDELSVRTGDKVSLLVTRLTDLGWEVIVNDRHKGLVFSSEIFQHMAVGQRMEGYIKTIRPDNKLDISLQPQGQKVLEPTAKKIQKLLKESGGFLALHDKSDPKEISRILGMSKKTFKKGVGTLYKARQIEIKQDGIHLVEKN; this is translated from the coding sequence ATGATCGAATTAGGGAATTACAATACATTAAAAATAGTCCGGGACACTAGTCCTGGGCTTTTTCTGGAAAGTGAAACCGGTGCAGAGATTTTATTACCCAATAAATACGTTCCCAAGGTTTTTGAAATAGGCGAGGAGTTGAACGTTTTTTGTTATTTGGATTTTGATGAGCGTCCCGTAGCAACAAGCCTTACGCCGTTTATGAAACGCAACGAGTTTGGTTTCTTAAAAGTTGTGGAAGTGAATCAGATTGGGGCTTTTTTGGATTGGGGTCTAGAGAAACATTTGTTTGTGCCCTTTCGTGAGCAACGGGAAAAGATGAAAGAGGGCCAGTGGTATGTGGTGTATTGCTATTTGGATGATATTTCGTTTCGTTTGGTAGCTTCCAATAAGATAGATAAGTTCCTGAGCAACGATGAACTATCCGTGCGAACGGGGGATAAGGTTTCATTATTGGTTACCAGATTGACGGATCTAGGATGGGAAGTGATTGTGAACGACCGCCATAAGGGTCTGGTGTTTTCTAGCGAGATTTTTCAGCATATGGCCGTCGGTCAACGAATGGAGGGGTACATAAAAACGATTAGGCCCGATAACAAATTGGATATTTCCCTCCAACCACAAGGTCAAAAAGTCTTAGAGCCTACCGCAAAAAAGATTCAGAAATTATTGAAAGAAAGTGGAGGATTCTTGGCATTACATGACAAATCGGACCCGAAAGAGATTTCCAGAATATTGGGTATGAGTAAAAAAACGTTCAAAAAAGGAGTGGGTACGTTGTACAAGGCAAGACAAATCGAAATCAAACAAGATGGCATTCATCTTGTAGAAAAAAACTGA
- a CDS encoding DUF2853 family protein, translated as MSKRDDLIKEYAADIKAKFGESADMDLLTKVTVGLGPAIYNLDASKVSGSDDKELETVKNNYLIKKLGMKDSPELMSAIKSVVEKYGTSNRNKHRAVIYYQLCKHFNKAAVYK; from the coding sequence ATGAGTAAAAGAGATGATTTGATCAAAGAATACGCAGCTGACATTAAGGCTAAATTCGGTGAGTCTGCAGATATGGATTTGTTGACAAAAGTTACAGTAGGTTTAGGACCTGCTATTTACAATTTGGATGCCTCCAAAGTATCCGGGTCTGACGACAAAGAGTTGGAAACTGTAAAAAACAACTACCTGATCAAAAAATTAGGTATGAAAGATAGCCCGGAATTGATGTCCGCTATTAAAAGCGTCGTTGAGAAATATGGCACTTCCAACAGAAACAAGCATAGAGCGGTAATTTATTATCAATTGTGCAAACACTTTAACAAAGCAGCCGTCTACAAATAG